The Intrasporangium calvum DSM 43043 sequence TCTCCGGCCGCATCTCCATCGGTGCCACCACCTGGCTGCGGGGATCGCGGTCCTACGCTCTCAGCATGACCGGTGCCGCCCAGTTCCCCGTCGCTCGGCGCTGCGCGCCGCGCTGGCGCTCGGGGCGGCCTCAGCCGTCGGGTTCATGCTCACAGGGTCGATGGGCGGCTTCGGGGCGCTCCTGCTCGCCAGCGACCTCGGTCCTGCCCGGGTGACCGGCGTGGTCGCCGCCAGTGCCGCCCTCTGGCGCACGGGCGCCGAGACCCCGGCCGGCGCCTACGACGACCGCGAGGACTTCGACCGACACTCGATCTTCGGGCGGGTCGATCGGCTCGCTGGCATCCCCGTACGCCTCGACTGTGGCCGGTCGGACCCGTTCGTCGCTGCGAACCGGGCCCTCGCGGAGCGGCTGCCCGGCGTCGAGGCCCACTTCGACCCGGGCGGGCACGAGGACGCTTGGTGGCGGGCCCATGCAGCTGCAGAGATGGCTTGGCTCGCAGCCCGCGCCTGACGAGCTGGGAGGCGAACTTCCAGCCCGCTCCCATCTGGCTCCCAGCCGGCTTGCCGGTGGCACTCAGACTGTTCCAAGGTCCCTTTCATACGGTGCTCCGGTGACTCCGAGCCCCAGCGATACCAACCTCTTCCTCGAGATCAACGGCTTTGCGCAACGGACCGCTTGGCTCCATGCCCCGCTGGCGATGTACGCCAAGTTCGGCATTCTGTTCTTTGCCGGACTGCTCGTGGCTGGTTGGTGGGCGGCGCGCCGACGCGGGATCGCCCGGATGGTCGCGCTCGTGTGTGCTGGGCTCGGCACGGTGGTGGCGGTGGCCGTGAACCAGCCGCTCGTCCAGCTCTTCCACGAGGCGCGCCCTTACACGCATCTGCACCAGATCCTCGTGCTGGCTCAGCCTTCGGTGGACTTCGGCTTTCCCAGCGACCACGGCACGATGGCGGGCGCCGTGACTGCAGGGCTCTTCCTCGTCGACCCGCTCCTCGGCTCGGTATCACTCCTGCTCGCGCTGCTCATGGCCTTCTCCCGCGTCTACATCGCGGCCCACTATCCGTCTGACGTCGTGGCCGGGCTCCTTCTGGGCGCCGCAGTGGTGCTCCTCGGCCACCTCGTGGTCCGCAAACCCCTCACTCAGCTGATGAAGCGCATGGCCCGCAGCCGACTCCAGCCGCTCGTCACTGACGCGGGTGCGGCCGGTGAGGGGTAGCCCCGTGAGCTGGTACCACCCCACGAGCCTGCTGGACAAGGTCTTCGAGGGCGGCATCATCATCAAGGGGGTCACCGGGCTGGTCGAGTTCGTCGGTGGGCTGCTGCTCCTCTTCGTGAACCCGGCACAGATGCACCAGTTCGTCGCTCTCGTCACCCAGCGGGAGCTGCTCGAGGACCCGAACGACCGCGTCGCACACCTCCTCCTCACGGCGACGTCGCACTTCGCCGAGGGTGGCGCCGTGTTCGTGGTCGCCTATCTGTGGATCCATGCCGTCATCAAGCTGATCGCCGTGATCGGCATCCTCAAGAACCAGCTGTGGGCCTATCCGTTCTCGTTGCTCACGCTCGGGCTCCTGATGGTGTACCAGGCGTACTCCATCGCGTTCGTGAAGTTCTCCATCGGAATGGTTTCGCTCACCGCGTTCGACGTGTTCATCCTGTGGCTCATCTGGCGCGAGTTCGGGAAGGTCAGGGGCGAGTCGCACGCCTCAGCCCCGGGGGACTCCCGGGCTGACAACTGCGCCCGGGTCTGAGTCACGCGGACACGTCAGCCAGCAGTTCCACGGGCCGGTGATCACCGTGGCTCCAGCATGAACCACACGGTCATCCCGACGGCGTCCAGTTCCGAGCCCCACCTCGTCGAGAGCGCGTCCACGAGCTGAAGCCCACGACCGTGCACTGCCAGCGGGTCCGCGGTGACGCCGTTGAGACCAGCGACCATGCTGGAGCCGCCGTCGCGAACGGTCGTGGTCAGCACCCCCCGGTCGAGGACGACCCGCACCTCGCAGCCGGCACCGGTGTGGATGATCGCGTTGGTGACCAGCTCGCTCAGGCACAGGACCGCGTCCTCCACGGTGTCCTCGTCTGCGCCCCATTCCGAAAGGGTCGTCCGCACGAAGTGACGTGCGGAACCGACCGACCGAGGGTCCGCGGTGACGAGGTAGGTGGCGGCGTGTGCGCCGTGCGGCACCGGCTGGTCCTCGAGGGACCTGCTGGCGTGGGTCGTGGCGCGCTGGACGCCACGCAAGGCGGCTCCCAGTCTTTCCGCGAGAGCCTTCAGGCCAGCGAGCTGTGGGCCGTCGAAGCGCTGCGGAGTGTCGTAGAACAGCGCGTACCCACCCTGGACGTGGCCGGCCGCGAAGATCGGCAGCGACGCGAGCGCCCGGGTCCTCGGACTCTGGCGGCCGGTGAAGTCGGGGTAGCGGCCGGCGAGGTCGTCCAGCGAGCCCACGACCGCCTTGCCAGTGCGCACGGACTCGTTCAGCGGGACGTTCTCATAGGCGTCGACCTCACACCAGTCAACGCTGCGCTCGTTGTCGCGGTCGCTCGCGCTGAACAGCAGCCGTCGTCCACCGCCTTCGGCGAGGGCGAGCCCCACCCGATGGACCCCCGGTACCTGACCCAGCTCCGCGAGCGCCGACCGCACCCACGTGTCCCCGTCAGGAACCGGTCTGCTCACGACCGTCTGCCCCACCTCGTCAGAATAGGACCGCACGCGCACCCTGAGGGGCGGGAGAGACGCCGTCTTCAGCGCGGGTTCGCGAGGCACCCTGGCCCAGCAAGCGAGCCCAGCGGCATACGCCCTATTCCGTATGCCGCTGGGCTCGCTTCACCACGCCCCTGCCGCCGACGCTCCTACCGCAGGCTGGCCACCAGCTCCGCCTCGTCAGTGGTCACCGGCGGCGAGCCGCTCGGCGGGGCGGTTCGGCTGGAGCGAGCTCGGACCTCGATGACGAGGATCACGTCTCGGGGTCCCCCACGTCGCACGTGGAGCACCGCTCCGGTCATATGGCGACATGGTGGAACCAATTCGGGATCACGACCGACGACTGGGGCCAAGGCCCCTCCTCACACCGGGTTCGTCTGCGATAGCAGCCCTCGCCCTCGCCGTCCTCGGCCTCCGCGGTCAGGGCGCTTGGACGACTGCTTTGAATGCCTTCCTTCCGGACGGCTTCGCCCCGAATGAGTTCGCGTGGTTCGTCGTGGGGGCTGGACTAGGTTCGCTGGCGGTGGCCGTCGGCGCCTGGTGGCTGGCACGCACCGTCCTCATCAAGGACGCAATCCAGGCACCCAGCTGGGCTGAGCATCTGGCCAGAGCTGCGGTGCTCATCTCCATGATCGCCGCGGTCCTCTCGGCGCTGACTATTGTCGGCGGATTGCGTGGGCTTCCCCTGTGACGACCCGTCCCCTCGTCCACACCGCTGACGGGTGCACCCGATTAGCAACCGCGTAAGCAGGATCTTCACGCCGTGGCCTTCGGGCCAAGCCGGCGACGGCGGAGGCGACAAGACGGGCTCTGACCAGCAGGGACGCACGTCGCCATGAAGGCTCCCAGATTGGGCTAGCGCCCGCAGCGGCCGGGGGTTCGACTCGGCTACCGGGCCGCGAGGGTGTCAGAGAGGTGGAGACCGTGGTGCCCGTCCCGTCGATGGCTCAGGCCGTAGGCCGGGCTTCGCCTCGCTGGGTTCGTCGGCGCGGGAGTAGCCCCTTCCGCCGCGTAGCGCTCGGGTGGGTCAGGCGCTCTGCAGGGGATGGATCTGGTCGAGGGCGGCGCCGAGGTGGTCCTTCTCGATCTCGAGGTCGTAGCGGGTTTGCAGGTTGAGCCAGAACCGGTCGGTGGTGCCGAAGTAGCGGGCCAGGCGAAGCGCGGTGTCGGCGGTGATCCGGCGCTTTCCGTGGACGATCTCGTTGATCCGCCGGGGCGGGACACCGATCGAGACGGCGAGGTGGTGCTGGGTGACCTCCAGCGGGGTCAGGAAGTCCTCGAGGAGGACCTCCCCCGGGTGGATGGGCCGGATGGTCGCCATCGGTGTTCCTCCTTCGGTCAGTGATAGTCGACGATCTCGACGTCTTCGGGCCCTGCGGGTGTCCAGGTGAAGCAGATCCGCCACTGCTGGTTGATTCGGATGCTGTGTTGTCCGTCCCGGTCGCCGCGCAGGGCTTCGAGCCGGTTGCCGGGTGGGACCCGCAGGTCGTCGAGGGTCTCGGCCGCATCGAGCAGGACGAGCTTGCGTAGTGCGGTCCGCTCGATCCGCGGGTCGAGCTTCTTGGTGCGTTCTCGTGACCACAGCCGTTCAGTCATGGTGTTCGAGAACGACCTGATCACACCTCAAGCATAACGCGTCGCGTTATGCCCGTCGATGCGCCTGCCCCGGCCCGAGGGCTGGCTCGTGGAGGTAGCCCACTTCGCCGCCAAGCGGCGCACGTGTTTCACCGTCGGTGAGAAGGAGAACCACTTGCTGCCGTTGATCCAGATCCAGCCAGGGGATCGTTCTGGCTGACGGATCGGAGATCGCGAGCAGCGGGCTCGCGAACTACCGAGCCCTCCCGGGATCAACCCGGCGCGTCCGGTCGGCTGTGGCGCAGAGGGCCGAGTGGACGGGCAGGCACGTCCACTAAGCTAAGTGCGTCACAGCGGAAGTGTCTCGTAGCCGCGTCGAGCGCATTTCCCGAGGTGAAGAGCGGAGCTGGCGAGGGGACTCGAACCCCTAACCGCCTGTTTACAAGACTCCAAGCCCGAAAGCGCCTAACGGTCCCTGACCTGCACCGATGCACGCCGGGGTCAAGGCCACCCGTCGGCTCGTGCTATCTAGGTGCGATACCGAAGAGTCGATCCGTCCGCTGGTGGCGACGACCCCATGGGTCCGCGTCCCTCGCTGACCGCGGATCGAACCTCCTCCCGGCTACAGGGTCCACCGCCACGAGAGCACTTCGGTGAGAGGTGCTGCGCCCTTCATGCATGGCTGTCGCTGATCGCGGACCGGCTAGGACGGGCACGGATGCCGCGTCCGACGGCTGGGATCCGGGCCGCGCCTCAAGGTGCTCGAACCTACCTATGGCCGTTCATCCCGTCATGCCCGCGCCGCTGTGCACCTCGGAGGTGCCGTCTACGACGGCCAGTTCGAGCCGAGGCGGCAGTTGCGAGACAAAACGTCTACATATAGAGTTATCGGTGGACGTTTTGTTTCACCAAGAGGGAGGGCACATGCCTGCCGCGACACTGCTTCGCGCCGGTGAGCGCGCCACCTCCCGCAGCACGTTCTATCGGCGTGCAAATGCCGGCGCCTACGAGAGGATTGCACGCGGCCTCTACCTGCCCTCAGACGCTGACGCGGCTGACTGGGACTGGCTTGAGGCGGCCGCCAAGCATCCGAAGGCGACCATCTGCTTGACCTCGGCGCTGGCCTACTACGACCTGACTGACGACATTCCCCAGGCACTTGACATCGCCATTCCGAGGGGCAGTCGAACTCCGGCGACTGAGGGGGCGATCGCTTGGCACCACTTCGCTGCTGACTCCTTCGGCCTGGGCCGGACGACAATAGCCATCCCCGGCTCGAACATGCACATTGGCATCTACAGCCCGGAGCGGTCTATCGCCGACGCGTTCCGGCTACGGGGTTCGTTGGGGTACGAGTTGGGGCGTGACGCGCTGCGCAGGTGGCTGGGGCAGGGGGGGAAACCTGCTGACCTGTTGGAGATCGCGTCGAAGCTGCCGCGGACTCGGGGGCCGCTGCTGCGGACGCTGGAGGTGATGGCCTGATGGCGGCGAATGGCGCTCAGGTCCTTCGACAGCTGCAACGGCAGGCGCTGGCCTCAAGGCAGACCGGTGCCACGGTCACGACCGGCGAGTTGGTGACCCGTCATGCGTTGGAGTCGTTCCTGGACCGGCTTCAGAGGACTCCGCACGGGATGGACTTCGTGCTGAAGGGCGGCATCCTGTTGGCTGGCTACGGAGTTCGCCGGCCAACCAAGGACGTGGACTGCCAGGCTCGCTCCGCGTCCGTAACCGCTGCGCACATCGAAAGAGTCGTAAGGGATGTCGCGACCGTCGAGGCCGCTGACGGCCTCGAGATCGACTTGGGCAGCCTAGATGTCCAGACCATCCGGGAAGCGGCTGACTACCCCGGCCTTCGGATGCGGGCGCTCGGCACGGTTGGCACAGCGCGGGTGGTCGTGGCCTGGGACATCTCGACGGGGGACCCCGTCGTCCCCCTGCCGAAGATGGTGTCCATCCCCCGAGTCCTGGGTGAGCCGATCGAGATGCTCGGGTATGCGCCCGAGACGTCGGTTGCGGAGAAGGGCGTCACGATTCTCGAGCGTGGCATCACGAGCACGCGCTGGCGCGACTACGTCGACATCGTGCAACTCGCCAAACACGGTATCGACCGTAGCGTGTTGTTGGACTCGGCCCGGGCTGTCGCGCGGTTCCGCCAAGTCATTCTTCGTCCCGTCGCGGACTCGGTTGCCGGCTACGGTGCGGCATCCCAGCCAAAGTGGGCGGCATGGCGACGTAAGGAAGGCCTCGAGGACGTGTGCGAGCCGAATCTGGACGACCAGTTGCTTGAGGTCATCGCCGTCT is a genomic window containing:
- a CDS encoding type II toxin-antitoxin system RelE/ParE family toxin, encoding MIRSFSNTMTERLWSRERTKKLDPRIERTALRKLVLLDAAETLDDLRVPPGNRLEALRGDRDGQHSIRINQQWRICFTWTPAGPEDVEIVDYH
- a CDS encoding nucleotidyl transferase AbiEii/AbiGii toxin family protein, whose product is MAANGAQVLRQLQRQALASRQTGATVTTGELVTRHALESFLDRLQRTPHGMDFVLKGGILLAGYGVRRPTKDVDCQARSASVTAAHIERVVRDVATVEAADGLEIDLGSLDVQTIREAADYPGLRMRALGTVGTARVVVAWDISTGDPVVPLPKMVSIPRVLGEPIEMLGYAPETSVAEKGVTILERGITSTRWRDYVDIVQLAKHGIDRSVLLDSARAVARFRQVILRPVADSVAGYGAASQPKWAAWRRKEGLEDVCEPNLDDQLLEVIAVLDPVFSSGSE
- a CDS encoding DUF2127 domain-containing protein; translated protein: MSWYHPTSLLDKVFEGGIIIKGVTGLVEFVGGLLLLFVNPAQMHQFVALVTQRELLEDPNDRVAHLLLTATSHFAEGGAVFVVAYLWIHAVIKLIAVIGILKNQLWAYPFSLLTLGLLMVYQAYSIAFVKFSIGMVSLTAFDVFILWLIWREFGKVRGESHASAPGDSRADNCARV
- a CDS encoding type IV toxin-antitoxin system AbiEi family antitoxin domain-containing protein; translation: MPAATLLRAGERATSRSTFYRRANAGAYERIARGLYLPSDADAADWDWLEAAAKHPKATICLTSALAYYDLTDDIPQALDIAIPRGSRTPATEGAIAWHHFAADSFGLGRTTIAIPGSNMHIGIYSPERSIADAFRLRGSLGYELGRDALRRWLGQGGKPADLLEIASKLPRTRGPLLRTLEVMA
- a CDS encoding phosphatase PAP2 family protein, coding for MTPSPSDTNLFLEINGFAQRTAWLHAPLAMYAKFGILFFAGLLVAGWWAARRRGIARMVALVCAGLGTVVAVAVNQPLVQLFHEARPYTHLHQILVLAQPSVDFGFPSDHGTMAGAVTAGLFLVDPLLGSVSLLLALLMAFSRVYIAAHYPSDVVAGLLLGAAVVLLGHLVVRKPLTQLMKRMARSRLQPLVTDAGAAGEG
- a CDS encoding ATP-binding protein encodes the protein MPREPALKTASLPPLRVRVRSYSDEVGQTVVSRPVPDGDTWVRSALAELGQVPGVHRVGLALAEGGGRRLLFSASDRDNERSVDWCEVDAYENVPLNESVRTGKAVVGSLDDLAGRYPDFTGRQSPRTRALASLPIFAAGHVQGGYALFYDTPQRFDGPQLAGLKALAERLGAALRGVQRATTHASRSLEDQPVPHGAHAATYLVTADPRSVGSARHFVRTTLSEWGADEDTVEDAVLCLSELVTNAIIHTGAGCEVRVVLDRGVLTTTVRDGGSSMVAGLNGVTADPLAVHGRGLQLVDALSTRWGSELDAVGMTVWFMLEPR
- a CDS encoding HigA family addiction module antitoxin is translated as MATIRPIHPGEVLLEDFLTPLEVTQHHLAVSIGVPPRRINEIVHGKRRITADTALRLARYFGTTDRFWLNLQTRYDLEIEKDHLGAALDQIHPLQSA
- a CDS encoding alpha/beta hydrolase-fold protein, which gives rise to MLTGSMGGFGALLLASDLGPARVTGVVAASAALWRTGAETPAGAYDDREDFDRHSIFGRVDRLAGIPVRLDCGRSDPFVAANRALAERLPGVEAHFDPGGHEDAWWRAHAAAEMAWLAARA